CTTAAGACGGTCATGGCAATAGTAAAGAAATGTAAAAATTAAATTAAGATAAATCGCCATATTTACCGGAAAATATATTGATTAGGTATGAATCGAAATAGCCCCCTAGAGATTTCTCGCGCTTTGGTGGCGGCACTTTCAACGCAAATGTTTCGCTATTATGAGGATCGCATTCCCCAGGATGCCAGCGTGTTGGTAGTCAGCAATCACCGCAGCTTTATGGATGCACTGATTTTAATGGCAGCGTTATCGAGTCCGATTCGCTTTGCTTGCCATCACTATATGGGACAAGTGCCAGTCATGCGGGAGATTGTCACCGGTCAATTGGGGTGTTTTCCCTTGGAGGATACTCAAAACCGCCAGCAAAGCTTTTTTTCACAGTCGCAGGTGCTATTGCAGTCCAAGCAGATGGTGGGAGTATTCCCAGAAGGGACTGAACCAATGGTGAAATTTACTCAACCAAATCATCTAGGTGAGTTTCAGCGGGGATTTGCTCATTTGGCATTACGAGCTGATGTACAGGATTTAGCTATTTTACCGATCGCGATCGCCTCTTTAGAAGAAGTCAACACTTCTGGCTTCCCCTTAAAGCTTTTGAGTGTATTTGATCCTTCAGAACCCTTATTTAACCAAGGTGGTTGGCATCCTTTGGTAATTTATCGCCGGGTTGCGGTCTTAATCGGTCGTCCTTATTGGATTACGCCCCAATATCATCAAAAATATCATGGCAAACAAGCTAGAACTGTTGTGGCTGAACTGACAGAACACTGTCATAGTGAAATTGGCAATTTACTGCGTCAAGGTTGCTATTAGAGCCATTCGATTTTAGATTTTGGATTGTGCCCACGACTTTTGTCTCTTGTTCTTAAAGGATTATTTGTTTTTGGTCAAAAACACCGAACTTCCCTCAAAAGCAACAATCAACAGTCCAAAAGTTTTATACCATTGACCAATGACTAATGACTAATGACCAATGACTATTTCTGAAGTTGAGCTAAAGCCTTGTTTCCTGACTCCTGAACGAGTACAGCCAGAGTATCCGCTATTGGTATATTTACCAGGAATGGATGGAACAGGTCAACTATTGCGATCGCAAACTGCGGGATTAGAAACTGGCTTTGATGTGCGCTCTTTGGCGCTCCCCCGGAAAGACCTTAACACTTGGGATATGCTAACGAAGAGTGTATTGGACTTGATCGACGCCGAATTAGAAAAAAGCTCTCAGAGGCCAGTTTACCTGTGTGGTGAGTCCTTTGGTGGTTGCTTGGCAATGAAAGTAGCAATCCAAGCACCTCATTTATTTAAACGAATCATTTTAATTAACCCAGCTTCATCCTTTCATCTCCGCCCTTGGTTAAGTTGGGCATCTCAACTAACTTACTTAGTGCCATCAGGATTGTATGATGTTGGCGCACTGGGATTATTACCATTTTTAGCATCTTTGCCACGCATTTCTCGCAGCGATCGCCACGATTTGCTGAAAACTATGCGTTCTGTCCCAGCTGAAACGGTTCTTTGGCGGTTGTCTTTGCTACGAGAGTTTCATGTTGATGAGGAACAGTTAGGTAATTTGACTCAACCAGTTTTGTTAATTGCTGGTGGTAGCGATCGCCTTTTACCTTCCGTAACTGAAGTAAAGCGTATAGCAAATATTTTACCAAATAACAAGGTTGTGGTATTGCCAAATTGTGGACACGCTTGCTTGCTAGAAAAAGATACTAATCTCTACGAAATTCTTAATAATAACGAATTTTTAGAAAGGAAAGCTGATACAAGTAGAGTTAAGAAGTAAAGGAAGGTGCAGCATTTTTAAAATCAAAGCAAACTCATAGTAATCAATTATTATGACCCAAGCCTTACCAAAAATAGTTACCTTTGGCGAATTTATCACCTGGTATCCTGAAAACTCTAGGGTACGCTATGAATTGCACAATGGGGAAATTGTTGAAATGTCACAGCCTACAGGGAAACTTGAAAGGATAAAAGGATTTTCGACGGCTGAATTGACTTTAGAGTTTAGACGATTAAATCTCCCCTACTTTATTCCCAATCAAGCAATTGTGAAACCACCAGAAAGAGAATCAGGTTATTTCCCTGATGTATTAATACTAAATGACGTTGCTTTAGTTGATGAACCTTTTTGGGAAAAGTCTTCTACTGTTACTAAGGGTACATCAATTCCTTTAGTTATTGAGGTTGTCAGTACCAATTGTCGCGATGATTATTATCTGAAACTTGCTGATTATGAAGAAATGGGTATACCCGAATATTGGATTGTTGACTATGCAGCATTGGCAGCTAGGAAGTTTATTGGTAATCCCAAACAACCCACTATTTCAGTTTATCAACTAATTGACGGAGAATACCAAGTTAGTCAGTTTATGGGTAGCGAACGTATTATATCTCCTAGTTTCTCTGAGTTAATTTTGACAGCAGAACAAATTTTCAACGCTGGTCAATAATAGTGAATTCACCGAACAGGGAAAAAGTAAAAATTTAGAGGATATTTGAAAAGTTTTGGGCGAATATAATTCGCTACTACACAAACTCTCGTCCGCCTGCGCGGACTAACCAAAAACTAAGTCTTTCAAACCCACGGAGGTGGGTTTCGTCTGTATAGCCGCGATTTGTAAGATACTGTTGATCAATTCACGGTGGGTTTGGGTTTGATCC
This Nostoc sp. C052 DNA region includes the following protein-coding sequences:
- a CDS encoding alpha/beta fold hydrolase → MTISEVELKPCFLTPERVQPEYPLLVYLPGMDGTGQLLRSQTAGLETGFDVRSLALPRKDLNTWDMLTKSVLDLIDAELEKSSQRPVYLCGESFGGCLAMKVAIQAPHLFKRIILINPASSFHLRPWLSWASQLTYLVPSGLYDVGALGLLPFLASLPRISRSDRHDLLKTMRSVPAETVLWRLSLLREFHVDEEQLGNLTQPVLLIAGGSDRLLPSVTEVKRIANILPNNKVVVLPNCGHACLLEKDTNLYEILNNNEFLERKADTSRVKK
- a CDS encoding Uma2 family endonuclease — translated: MTQALPKIVTFGEFITWYPENSRVRYELHNGEIVEMSQPTGKLERIKGFSTAELTLEFRRLNLPYFIPNQAIVKPPERESGYFPDVLILNDVALVDEPFWEKSSTVTKGTSIPLVIEVVSTNCRDDYYLKLADYEEMGIPEYWIVDYAALAARKFIGNPKQPTISVYQLIDGEYQVSQFMGSERIISPSFSELILTAEQIFNAGQ
- a CDS encoding 1-acyl-sn-glycerol-3-phosphate acyltransferase, producing the protein MNRNSPLEISRALVAALSTQMFRYYEDRIPQDASVLVVSNHRSFMDALILMAALSSPIRFACHHYMGQVPVMREIVTGQLGCFPLEDTQNRQQSFFSQSQVLLQSKQMVGVFPEGTEPMVKFTQPNHLGEFQRGFAHLALRADVQDLAILPIAIASLEEVNTSGFPLKLLSVFDPSEPLFNQGGWHPLVIYRRVAVLIGRPYWITPQYHQKYHGKQARTVVAELTEHCHSEIGNLLRQGCY